A genomic window from Hippocampus zosterae strain Florida chromosome 13, ASM2543408v3, whole genome shotgun sequence includes:
- the LOC127612954 gene encoding CD209 antigen-like protein E isoform X1: MAVVFKSRGSQVSIEVGEYEQIPENGHGDMREKRLPKSKHASVVLMGFGLLCVLQAVLNITLRLSHRELPHKGKKEEICPQDWLQFNFSCYYISSMRKSWHSSRQDCLQRDADLVIINSREEQAFLTGFTKAAWIGMSDKKKEGIWIWVNGTPVNKDRLEWAPGQPDGAFGGEDCGDIRTMMNFIGLNDSNCSLRSQWICEKTLR; the protein is encoded by the exons ATGGCTGTGGTGTTTAAATCTCGTGGTTCTCAAGTCAGCATTGAAGTCGGTGAATATGAGCAGATTCCGGAAAATGGACATGGAGACATGAGAGAAAAGCGTCTGCCAA AATCAAAACATGCCTCTGTGGTTTTGATGGGGTTTGGACTCCTGTGTGTCCTTCAAGCCGTTCTCAACATCACACTCAGACTGAGTCACAGAGAGCTACCTCATAAAG GCAAAAAAGAAGAGATCTGTCCACAGGACTGGCTACAGTTTAACTTCAGTTGTTACTACATTTCCTCCATGAGGAAGAGTTGGCACAGCAGCCGTCAGGACTGTCTGCAAAGAGATGCTGACCTGGTTATCATTAACAGCAGAGAGGAACAG GCTTTCCTCACTGGGTTCACCAAAGCAGCATGGATTGGAATGTCTGACAAGAAGAAGGAGGGAATTTGGATCTGGGTGAATGGTACACCAGTAAACAAAGACAG GTTAGAATGGGCCCCTGGACAGCCTGATGGAGCGTTTGGAGGAGAAGACTGTGGTGATATTCGTACAATGATGAATTTTATTGGTTTGAATGACTCTAACTGTAGTCTCAGATCCCAATGGATCTGTGAGAAAACACTGAGGTAG
- the LOC127612954 gene encoding CD209 antigen-like protein E isoform X2 encodes MAVVFKSRGSQVSIEVGEYEQIPENGHGDMREKRLPSKKEEICPQDWLQFNFSCYYISSMRKSWHSSRQDCLQRDADLVIINSREEQAFLTGFTKAAWIGMSDKKKEGIWIWVNGTPVNKDRLEWAPGQPDGAFGGEDCGDIRTMMNFIGLNDSNCSLRSQWICEKTLR; translated from the exons ATGGCTGTGGTGTTTAAATCTCGTGGTTCTCAAGTCAGCATTGAAGTCGGTGAATATGAGCAGATTCCGGAAAATGGACATGGAGACATGAGAGAAAAGCGTCTGCCAA GCAAAAAAGAAGAGATCTGTCCACAGGACTGGCTACAGTTTAACTTCAGTTGTTACTACATTTCCTCCATGAGGAAGAGTTGGCACAGCAGCCGTCAGGACTGTCTGCAAAGAGATGCTGACCTGGTTATCATTAACAGCAGAGAGGAACAG GCTTTCCTCACTGGGTTCACCAAAGCAGCATGGATTGGAATGTCTGACAAGAAGAAGGAGGGAATTTGGATCTGGGTGAATGGTACACCAGTAAACAAAGACAG GTTAGAATGGGCCCCTGGACAGCCTGATGGAGCGTTTGGAGGAGAAGACTGTGGTGATATTCGTACAATGATGAATTTTATTGGTTTGAATGACTCTAACTGTAGTCTCAGATCCCAATGGATCTGTGAGAAAACACTGAGGTAG